From the genome of Leptodactylus fuscus isolate aLepFus1 chromosome 1, aLepFus1.hap2, whole genome shotgun sequence, one region includes:
- the LOC142192352 gene encoding uncharacterized protein LOC142192352: MHLLIHLYMSSYISTCPHTSPHTSLRLHTSPHLLIHLFIHLHISSYISTSPHTSPHVHIHLHMSSYISSYISTSSYISTSPHTSLHTSPHILIYLYISSYISTCPHTFPHVLIHLLIHLYVFIHLHISSYISSYISTYPHISLHLLIHLHMSTYISTCPHTSPHVHIHLHIQTKRRSSVFGGLQTLYQGHSGEGISYMVESCIPDTLLLMEMSYQQRNQRVLERTEVSGSKTWVGKRTGVLGDCGVWREEGGLKEDAGENREVIRGQGSKAVWRRSGEEGFTGN, encoded by the exons ATGCATCTCCTCATACATCTCTACATGTCCTCATACATTTCCACATGTCCTCATACATCTCCTCATACATCTCTACGTCTTCATACATCTCCACATCTCCTCATACATCTCTTCATACATCTCCACATATCCTCATACATCTCTACATCTCCTCATACATCTCCACATGTCCACATACATCTCCACATGTCCTCATACATCTCCTCATACATCTCTACGTCTTCATACATCTCCACATCTCCTCATACATCTCTTCATACATCTCCACATATCCTCATATATCTCTACATCTCTTCATACATCTCCACATGTCCTCATACATTTCCACATGTCCTCATACATCTCCTCATACATCTCTACGTCTTCATACATCTCCACATCTCCTCATACATCTCTTCATACATCTCCACATATCCTCATATATCTCTACATCTCCTCATACATCTCCACATGTCCACATACATCTCCACATGTCCTCATACATCTCCACATGTCCACATACATCTCCACAT TCAGACTAAAAGACGATCTTCTGTGTTTGGGGGTCTCCAGACTCTTTACCAAGGTCATTCTGGAGAAGGAATTAGTTACATGGTGGAATCCTGCATACCTGATACATTGTTACTAATGGagatgagctaccagcagaggaaCCAAAGGGTTCTGGAGAGGACAGAGGTGTCTGGATCAAAAACATGGGTCGGGAAGAGGACAGGGGTCTTAGGAGACTGCGGAGTATGGAGGGAAGAGGGAGGTCTGAAAGAAGATGCTGGAGAGAACAGAGAAGTCATAAGAGGACAGGGGAGCAAAGCAGTCTGGAGAAGATCTGGAGAGGAAGGTTTTACAGGGAACTGA